A single region of the Pseudomonas solani genome encodes:
- a CDS encoding CbtB domain-containing protein, with protein MSSSTLSHSAAAVPLSKRLAIAIGASLLGLSLVYFAGFSHIEAVHNAAHDTRHSSAFPCH; from the coding sequence ATGTCCAGCAGCACACTGAGCCATTCGGCCGCCGCCGTCCCCCTGTCCAAACGCCTGGCCATCGCCATCGGTGCCAGCCTCCTGGGCCTGTCGCTGGTGTACTTCGCCGGCTTCTCGCACATCGAGGCGGTGCACAACGCTGCCCACGATACCCGTCACAGCTCCGCCTTCCCCTGCCACTGA
- a CDS encoding CbtA family protein: MIKRIAQTAGFAGLFAAIVLTLLQSLWVTPLILHAETFENSASAEQTEHAHEHAAGAPAHEHDAEAWAPEDGWQRTLSTGGANLVVAVGFALLLAALFSLRGPTRAWQGLLWGLAGFATFALAPSLGLPPELPGTAAADLAQRQVWWIGTAASTAAGLALIAFGRNWVLRIVGLALLVIPHVVGAPQPEVHASLAPEALEHEFIAASLVTNALFWGALGWAAAWLYQRSASQDLA, encoded by the coding sequence GTGATCAAGCGCATCGCCCAGACCGCCGGGTTCGCCGGTCTCTTCGCCGCCATCGTGCTGACCCTGCTGCAAAGCCTGTGGGTCACCCCGCTGATTCTCCATGCGGAAACCTTCGAGAATTCGGCATCGGCCGAGCAGACCGAACACGCCCACGAGCACGCCGCCGGCGCGCCCGCCCATGAACACGACGCCGAAGCCTGGGCGCCGGAAGACGGCTGGCAGCGCACCCTGTCCACCGGTGGCGCCAACCTGGTGGTGGCGGTCGGCTTCGCCCTGCTGCTGGCCGCGCTGTTCAGCCTGCGCGGCCCGACCCGCGCCTGGCAGGGCCTGCTCTGGGGCCTGGCCGGTTTCGCCACCTTCGCCCTGGCGCCGTCCCTCGGCCTGCCGCCGGAGCTGCCGGGTACCGCAGCCGCCGACCTGGCCCAGCGCCAGGTCTGGTGGATCGGCACCGCCGCCTCCACTGCCGCTGGCCTGGCGCTGATCGCCTTCGGCCGCAACTGGGTCCTGCGCATCGTCGGCCTGGCGCTGCTGGTGATCCCCCATGTGGTCGGCGCACCGCAGCCTGAAGTGCATGCGAGCCTGGCGCCGGAAGCGCTGGAGCACGAGTTCATCGCCGCCTCGCTGGTGACCAACGCGCTGTTCTGGGGCGCCCTGGGTTGGGCCGCTGCCTGGCTGTACCAGCGCTCCGCGAGCCAAGACCTGGCGTGA
- a CDS encoding cobalamin biosynthesis protein, which yields MTLVAGLGCRRGCSEQELRALLDAALAEYELVPGDLSALASVDSKADEPGLQALALTLRLPLALLPAAQLAACEGRLSGLSAIALRETGSPGIAEAAALVQAEALAGRPARLLVEKRRSANATCALACPLEDVDTP from the coding sequence ATGACCCTGGTGGCCGGCCTCGGTTGCCGGCGCGGCTGCTCGGAGCAGGAGCTGCGCGCGCTGCTCGACGCTGCCCTGGCCGAGTACGAACTTGTACCCGGCGATCTCAGCGCCCTGGCCAGTGTCGACAGCAAAGCCGATGAGCCGGGGTTGCAGGCCCTGGCGCTGACCCTTCGCTTGCCCCTGGCGCTGCTGCCGGCGGCGCAGCTGGCGGCCTGCGAGGGGCGCTTGTCCGGCCTGTCGGCCATCGCCCTGCGGGAAACCGGCAGCCCCGGCATCGCCGAAGCCGCCGCGCTGGTACAGGCCGAGGCCCTGGCCGGCCGCCCGGCGCGGTTGCTGGTGGAGAAACGCCGCAGTGCCAACGCCACCTGTGCGCTGGCCTGCCCCCTTGAGGATGTGGATACCCCATGA